One window of Aphis gossypii isolate Hap1 unplaced genomic scaffold, ASM2018417v2 Contig00909, whole genome shotgun sequence genomic DNA carries:
- the LOC126555547 gene encoding uncharacterized protein LOC126555547, whose product MSIETKNHELTEEKISDTKIVPIDVEVNQQNDKTMDKDMPIENTCSVDNISNKMDSEDEITAGKDDVKCGYRVLKDPDWVKECNWRSLPNNGVDEAVKEFMTCKIHDPKMPKTPRYRPTPRFLNFPITFEPSNPVFKSKVNNDPKA is encoded by the exons ATGtctattgaaacaaaaaatcacGAACTTACCGAGGAGAAAATTAGTGATACGAAGATAGTTCCAATTGATGTAGAAGTTAATCAGCAGAATGATAAAACGATGGATAAGGATATGCCCATTGAGAACACTTGTTCTGTAGATAATATTTCGAATAAAATGGACTCTGAAGATGAAATCACTGCTGGAAAGGATGATGTAAAGTGCGGGTACCGTGTTTTAAAAGATCCTGATTGGGTAAAAGAATGTAATTGGAGATCATTACCAAATAATGGAGTTGACGAAG cggTTAAAGAATTCATGACATGTAAAATACATGATCCGAAGATGCCCAAAACACCGAGGTATAGACCAACTCCGAGATTTCTTAATTTCCCCATCACATTCGAACCATCGAATCCGGTATTCaaatcaaaagtaaacaatGATCCAAAGGCCTAA